NNNNNNNNNNNNNNNNNNNNNNNNNNNNNNNNNNNNNNNNNNNNNNNNNNNNNNNNNNNNNNNNNNNNNNNNNNNNNNNNNNNNNNNNNNNNNNNNNNNNNNNNNNNNNNNNNNNNNNNNNNNNNNNNNNNNNNNNNNNNNNNNNNNNNNNNNNNNNNNNNNNNNNNNNNNNNNNNNNNNNNNNNNNNNNNNNNNNNNNNNNNNNNNNNNNNNNNNNNNNNNNNNNNNNNNNNNNNNNNNNNNNNNNNNNNNNNNNNNNNNNNNNNNNNNNNNNNNNNNNNNNNNNNNNNNNNNNNNNNNNNNNNNNNNNNNNNNNNNNNNNNNNNNNNNNNNNNNNNNNNNNNNNNNNNNNNNNNNNNNNNNNNNNNNNNNNNNNNNNNNNNNNNNNNNNNNNNNNNNNNNNNNNNNNNNNNNNNNNNNNNNNNNNNNNNNNNNNNNNNNNNNNNNNNNNNNNNNNNNNNNNNNNNNNNNNNNNNNNNNNNNNNNNNNNNNNNNNNNNNNNNNNNNNNNNNNNNNNNNNNNNNNNNNNNNNNNNNNNNNNNNNNNNNNNNNNNNNNNNNNNNNNNNNNNNNNNNNNNNNNNNNNNNNNNNNNNNNNNNNNNNNNNNNNNNNNNNNNNNNNNNNNNNNNNNNNNNNNNNNNNNNNNNNNNNNNNNNNNNNNNNNNNNNNNNNNNNNNNNNNNNNNNNNNNNNNNNNNNNNNNNNNNNNNNNNNNNNNNNNNNNNNNNNNNNNNNNNNNNNNNNNNNNNNNNNNNNNNNNNNNNNNNNNNNNNNNNNNNNNNNNNNNNNNNNNNNNNNNNNNNNNNNNNNNNNNNNNNNNNNNNNNNNNNNNNNNNNNNNNNNNNNNNNNNNNNNNNNNNNNNNNNNNNNNNNNNNNNNNNNNNNNNNNNNNNNNNNNNNNNNNNNNNNNNNNNNNNNNNNNNNNNNNNNNNNNNNNNNNNNNNNNNNNNNNNNNNNNNNNNNNNNNNNNNNNNNNNNNNNNNNNNNNNNNNNNNNNNNNNNNNNNNNNNNNNNNNNNNNNNNNNNNNNNNNNNNNNNNNNNNNNNNNNNNNNNNNNNNNNNNNNNNNNNNNNNNNNNNNNNNNNNNNNNNNNNNNNNNNNNNNNNNNNNNNNNNNNNNNNNNNNNNNNNNNNNNNNNNNNNNNNNNNNNNNNNNNNNNNNNNNNNNNNNNNNNNNNNNNNNNNNNNNNNNNNNNNNNNNNNNNNNNNNNNNNNNNNNNNNNNNNNNNNNNNNNNNNNNNNNNNNNNNNNNNNNNNNNNNNNNNNNNNNNNNNNNNNNNNNNNNNNNNNNNNNNNNNNNNNNNNNNNNNNNNNNNNNNNNNNNNNNNNNNNNNNNNNNNNNNNNNNNNNNNNNNNNNNNNNNNNNNNNNNNNNNNNNNNNNNNNNNNNNNNNNNNNNNNNNNNNNNNNNNNNNNNNNNNNNNNNNNNNNNNNNNNNNNNNNNNNNNNNNNNNNNNNNNNNNNNNNNNNNNNNNNNNNNNNNNNNNNNNNNNNNNNNNNNNNNNNNNNNNNNNNNNNNNNNNNNNNNNNNNNNNNNNNNNNNNNNNNNNNNNNNNNNNNNNNNNNNNNNNNNNNNNNNNNNaattatatatataaataattttttattattaacaaaattatgaaatattttaaatttattatatttaattataaataattttatatattttaaatactttaaaatttaaatttttttataaatattaaatatgatattttatatataaatatatttattaaaaatattttttaaataatatttttatttttataaaaaaaatttagcaaACTTTTTAACAGGCTGAATAACAGGCCAGATTTAGTACTTTGAAAAAAGTTTATAACAAACTGCAGACTAAATTTAAGTCAATCAACTATATGACAGGTCAAATCTGTTAAGAGTAAAGTCTAGTCTAATCTGACCTGTTTCTACTCTTACTCTATTATTGTTATAGATGTTGAGTCTTATATGCATATGTGTATATAGAAAACATGAGATGAGTAGAGTAGAATAGAGTAGAGACAGAGTGCGGTGTTGAGCAAAGGCAGAGCCACGTTCATTGGAAGTGTAATTGTTGCTGTAAGACTGtaagtacaaaataaaatttgaactttTTGACAATTGATTAAgcgaataaataaattaattatttaattaatttaaattaatttattacgaTGTTATTTATAATTTGTCTTTGAATATAACTCTTtcgtttataaaataaattattaactacTCACATACAAATATCTTCATGTAAGACgatattaaaaagagaaaaatatactTCTTTCTCTTGTAAGATGCTAAAATGATATTCtcctcctttttattttataaatgtacattctcttcttttctaatttttaaaaaagctattttttaatccattttaaactttttgtattaactaatattaactttacccattttttaagaaaaaataaattattttctaaaaaatacccaatagtaaaaattttattttttatcattaaattttacttactaaaatatcctttaataaattattcttttattgattaaattgtattttttaaaaaatttaataattatataattttttggccATAGATTCCTTACTCTTACATTTTTGTAGGAGTATCATTAAccttcataaaaataattacaaaatatatcccattttttttgaaaaagttactaattttattttgttcctttcaattattgattttttaactttgtcccttttctctttttttgggTACGAGAAACTGAGAGAGATTAGAGTTCTTGGAGAGCATCAACAAGATTGAAGAAATCTCCTTCCGAAATAGAGTGTGGATTCGAAAACCTAACTCTGCCCTCCCCTTTCATTTTGATTTCAGAGGCATTGAGAGAAGAGAAGTAGCTAGGGTTTCATTCAACTTCAATCCCTGCCATTCTCATCCTCTTCCTCTGCTGCAAATTTCGTACGCCTCCGCCGCCGCCGCTCCCTGCTTCTTTCCATTCTTACATTAGAAGCATTCAGAGAAGAAAAGGTCCGCTAGGGTTTTCATACAATTTCAATTCCTGCAtttctctcttcctcttcctctgctGCACATCTCACTGGCATATTCTCGCCGCCGCAATACGCCGCAACCTGCGACTGCCGCCGCCGCGCAAGACTGCTGACAGACATTCTCAAGGATGACAGCAATTCTAACTCTGTATGTTCTCTAGTAATATGTTTCCCTGTCTCCTTATTTTTTCAGCCTTCCCCAATTAAATCTTGGTTAATTTGCTATTATCGTTGTGATTTTATTGGTGTTGTGGTTTGATGCTTGATGcgctttctctgttttttggcGTTCGATTAGGAATTCGTGCAATCTTTTCATGGGAACCTGTGCGATGATGATGCCTTGAAAGTCATCAAGTTGGGGATTCCTGGTTGATTTTGTTGAAGCCATTATGGAGGTAGTTCCATCCAATTTGATCACATCTCAGGATAAAGACTGCAATTTTGTAACTTTTAATTTGATTCCATATTCCAGACAGCTTATACTGTCTAAAGTCTTCGATATTTCTTTATGCCTATGCAGAtcttgcatttttttatattaaaagcaAAGTTTTTGAAAGAAGTTAGTTGCTATTTAAAAACATTGCAACTTTTTCATGTGAGGTTGTTAGAAAATACTACGTGATTTCACATAATTTTGTGCCCAACAAACTCAAGGTTACCATGTGAAATTCTTAGTGTTTGTTTggcttttgttcttgttttctgTTTCTGCTTTCAGTTTTTAGGACTCTAGGAAGAAGTGGTAAAACATGAAACGAAAATAGAAAACACCATCTTGATAAATAGTGTATAGTTTCTGCTGAGTGAGTGGTGAAAATGTTGCTTGACAAATGGTTTTTATCCCAAACTGAAAAGCTACTTGTTCATCATGCATGATCttgttaactaaaataaatattgctAATTGTGTTCTCTCCGTTCTCCTACTTATAACTACAGGATAAGCCAGCTTTCATATTCTGTGTCGAAGACAGAGCACTCTTTTTTTTGAAGAGcaacttttttattgttttggtAAACTTATCCAGGATTCAAGAGCCGCGTTAAGTTCTTTAGTATTCTTGATCCAACAAGACCCTGTAATTATGTTTCTGAAATCTCTGATGCTGGATTTCTTGGTCCTCTTTTCAAGGTATTATTTCTGACCTTGTATCTCTCTTTGGTTTTACACCTATGATTGACTAGTTCTTGATCGAAGTTTATTACacattttgtaaaatatattCCAGGTTACCATGGAAGAACATCCAACTGAAGCTTTCACAAACACATCAGCGGATAAGTGTTGGGAAACAATTCTTGACAGACTAAATGCTGAGATCGAGAGATGTAAGAGTCTAGGTGAACAAGAACTCCCTCCCTTGGAGGTTTTGCAAAGCATTAATGGTCATAAAATGTTCGGATTCCTTTAGTCAGCCATTATTCAGGTAACGCAATCTCAAATATTGAAGATCTTTTCAGCCACTGAGGAAGTTATGATCTAACTTCTGAAGTTTTAATCAATTCCGGCAAACAATTTCAGGCCATTGAAGCTCAAGATCCCAGTCATCAATGTGTAGAGTACTGGCATCACAAAGAACTTTCCTCTGAATCTTGAGGCAGTGGAAATGATGCCTCTAAGTGCTCAAATGGTTCAAGCAACTCTCTGGGTGATGTCAAGACCAAACTTTTCGGCTTCAATTTGATAAAGCAGGAGCAAGAAGATAACATAGAAGGACATTTTCGTTCATTTGAAGAGATGAAGTCATTGCTACAAGGATTCCTAAAAAAGGCCAGTCCTGCCGAGTTTAGTGCAATGCTCAAGTTATTTAGCTCTGATTCACAAGTTACTCAATGGAGAGCGGCATTCGTAGCATTGATCGAAGAGATCCAGAAAGGTTGtagataaaagaagaataagatcTCTCTAgtcatttttcaatttattcAGTAGTTAGGTCCATTCATAACTAAACTGAAGAAAATTCTGGGTAAGGCCAAGatataaattttcttttgttcctAGTAATAGAGTGAACTTGTTAGTTAGAGGTGGCTAATGCTATTAAACACCCATTGTAGTTGCTAGTGCCTTTGTCCcatttatacttttcttttttatatttatatttttctttttaagctaGCTTTTGGTGTCAATTAGGCTTTATTGATTTCATCCTTACTGATCTCCATTTATCTCTAAATTTCTGTAtataaacagaaaaagaaatgcTGCTGATATATAAATGATGATTGATATCAATAGAAACAATACATGGAGAACTTTGCTCCTCAAATAATGTGTTTCACTTTCAACCCTTGTGTTGTAATTATTCTATAATTAGTACATATTTGTTTATATTAGGATAGATTTGGTGCAGATTTGTTTTGAATAGCTTTTATTACctgttattttctttccttaatTAGGTTGTAAATAATCTTTATATTCTGTATGTAATCACTCTTTAAGTGAAACAATTCaggaataatatttaaaaatcttCTTTTCAAGTCCTTGGCTACTCTCTTTTAAGTTCATATTTCAGTATTGTTCTCCTACAGGGCCTAGTATACCAAGACATGTTTATAAAGCATAGCATTCACAATTTTTGTCACCTTTACATTGAATAAGATTGAACACTTGGTACACTTGGTACACCAAACCTCTTTTTAAGTTTCATTGTTCTTAAGATCAAAATATTCTTATGGTACGTCAGAaacgaaaaattaacaaaagaaatgtGGCCCGGAGAATTGTTAAGTGAGGTCATTTTCATCCAGAGGCTGGTCTTCCTGTCTGGCAGTGTTACCCTTCAATGCACTCACATCTCCTGTTGGCAGTTTCCTTGCTAGCCTAATCATCTGTAGAATTCAAAACTCACATACTAAGTTTCATACAAAGGCTAGTTCATATCACAAGAATTGTGCCACAAGCTCTTACTTCTTACCACTCAGTATGCTTACATTAGAAATCAATGTAATTAGGGACAGGGTAACAAAATATATAGTGAAAAATAAGTAATATCCCGAATTAATTTCTAAGAAAATTTGTAGCCAAATATTTTgttcttcaaatattttaatcGGTCTTAACATCAAACTGTTCATTAATATAGAAGAACTAATACgaggattttaaaaatttttagcaaCTGTTGTGTCTTTGTTACATAATAATAGGGATCGATTTGTCTAACCTTTTACCAAAATTTGAcgtctaataaaataaaaggttaaagcctgatttggtaattaaaatttgttgaggattaaaaatcttttagaaactgaTATCGGTATTACACTCTAAAAAATTGATTCTCTGATGTATGAATTTTCTGACTGAACAGTTATTAGAACTTCTTCTAAAACCACCTTGTATGAAATCTGAATATGGTCATACACAGGAAATGTAATATATACAAACTTAGGTTACCGAGTGGTCAAGATTTGAAATGCTGCTTGATTGGGCGATACGTTTGATTTCTTCAATGTCTCCATCTGAGTATGCAGCAAGGAGATTGCTAGCACAGCGATTCTGGTCACTTTTGCAAAAAGCATCAATCCTAGACACACCACACAACCATATTATCCATAGatattaataattgattaaagTGACATTCAATCTTTTATAGTAAAGGAAACTAATAAGAGAGGAGGCAGAAACTCACTGAGAGCAGTCATTATAAAACATCTCTGCTTGCTTGTAGTCATTAGTATAAAGGTAGATAATAATTGCACTGAGATATGCCTGCATTTATGAGCATCTCTGTTAGAGGAATTTCTCCCTAAAAATAACAAGCAAATTCCATCACAACAACATACAATATATATACAGTTACAGTtcaaatgcagaatgcaaaatgaaaTCAATCCTAACCTTGCACTGGCTATTGGTAGCATTACACTTGGAAGCTGCTAAGCCGAACTTCAATTGGAGAGTCGCACCGTCCAAATACCTTTGTGTTACAGAAACATACCCCGGAAAATGTTGCAAAATCAGCATTCAAGGAAAATTGCTAGAAAATTTTGAATGGAACTTCATACTTTACTACACAGAGATTGGATGATGAGTGTAATTGGTGATTGAACACCCCTACCCCCTTTTTATTGGGTAGGCTTGGATGTTGGTTAAGTTCTTATCCatgattttatttgattaatgatGGAGCATTAATACAAACTCAGcatcattttatttctttaataacATGAAGGAAAAAAAACTGTGAAATATGGAAATGTTCATTCTTGTTACTATTGAGCActtgtaaaaaaatatgaagagtgAATACAAGAATGGATGCCCGAGTCAAgagtcaaattttttttgttgccaGTTAAGTATCATTTTTCTAACTAAACACAactttttgcttctttcttttttttgcccttgtttttctttttggaaaaaaaaaagaggaataaaACAAAGAAGAGTACAGAGGAAAAAAAATGCAGACAAGGACACATACAAAGAAGGGTGTTTATGATGAAAATTCATGTGcagttttttattaatttcacgtgaagttagTACAGAACCTGTTAGACCAAATGCCCCAAAGGAGCCTCTGTCCATTGGCTCATCGCGTGTCAATGCAATGCAGTCACGCACCACCACCTTTCTCATCCATAGTAAATCCAAACCCTTCTTCGTTCTCCCCTCTCTTCCATTCTCAACCACCATCCACAACCACACCATTCAACATGGACAACACCACCACTCCACCACCACCTTCCACAACCGCAACCTTGCCGCCATCATCCACTCCCTCTGTGAGCCCGCCGTTTCGATGAAGCCCACAAC
The Arachis duranensis cultivar V14167 chromosome 5, aradu.V14167.gnm2.J7QH, whole genome shotgun sequence genome window above contains:
- the LOC107490528 gene encoding gamma-soluble NSF attachment protein-like, which codes for MLILQHFPGYVSVTQRYLDGATLQLKFGLAASKCNATNSQCKAYLSAIIIYLYTNDYKQAEMFYNDCSQIDAFCKSDQNRCASNLLAAYSDGDIEEIKRIAQSSSISNLDHSMIRLARKLPTGDVSALKGNTARQEDQPLDENDLT